A region from the Tsuneonella mangrovi genome encodes:
- a CDS encoding acyl-CoA synthetase produces the protein MHPVVHAQERADRPAIIMAGSGETVTYAEMDATANRFAHWLRVNGFQKGDAFGVLMENNALYLQLVWGSQRAGTMMVPISTRLTAPEVAYILQDSGSRTLITTAKFAEISEALRSELPDCNQMILDGSGAEDFADALAAQPATPIPDQYPGAYMLYSSGTTGRPKGVKPAPPPSDNIAEPTALVGLAVMGAGMPADGEMVYLSPAPLYHAAPLAWCTTVHRLGGTVVVMEKFTPEGALAAIEKHKVTDSQWVPTHFVRMLKLDERERTRYDLSSHQCAIHAAAPCPVPVKHAMIEWWGPIIIEYYAGSEGIGMTMIGSKDWLAHPGSVGRALHGTLHVCGPDGEELPAGSDGLLYFENDILPTYHNDPTKTAEAMHANGWMTLGDIGHVDEDGFLYLTDRKSHMIISGGVNIYPQEIENLLVTHDKVMDAAVIGAPDPDFGERVVAVVQPVDMADAGEALEAELREFLAPNLARIKMPKQFDFRPDLPREANGKLYKRELRDEYAARAAGAQGA, from the coding sequence ATGCACCCAGTCGTCCACGCACAGGAACGCGCCGATCGCCCCGCCATCATCATGGCCGGAAGCGGCGAGACCGTCACCTATGCCGAGATGGACGCCACAGCCAACCGCTTCGCGCACTGGCTCAGGGTCAACGGGTTCCAGAAAGGCGACGCCTTCGGGGTGCTGATGGAAAACAACGCGCTGTATCTCCAACTGGTCTGGGGGTCGCAGCGCGCGGGCACGATGATGGTGCCGATCTCGACGCGCCTGACTGCCCCGGAAGTCGCCTATATCCTGCAGGATTCGGGATCGCGTACGCTGATCACCACCGCCAAGTTTGCCGAAATCAGCGAAGCGCTGCGCAGCGAACTGCCGGACTGCAACCAAATGATCCTCGACGGCAGCGGTGCGGAGGATTTCGCCGACGCGCTGGCAGCTCAGCCCGCGACGCCCATCCCCGACCAGTATCCCGGCGCTTACATGCTCTACAGCTCGGGCACGACCGGGCGCCCCAAAGGGGTCAAGCCCGCCCCTCCGCCGAGCGACAACATTGCCGAGCCTACCGCCCTTGTCGGCCTTGCAGTGATGGGGGCGGGGATGCCCGCCGATGGCGAGATGGTCTACCTCTCGCCCGCGCCGCTCTATCATGCCGCGCCGCTGGCGTGGTGCACCACCGTCCACCGGCTGGGCGGGACGGTCGTCGTGATGGAGAAATTCACTCCCGAAGGCGCGTTGGCGGCAATCGAGAAACATAAAGTGACCGACAGCCAATGGGTCCCGACCCATTTCGTGCGCATGCTCAAACTCGATGAGCGGGAACGCACGCGCTACGACCTGTCGAGCCACCAATGCGCGATCCACGCTGCCGCGCCGTGCCCGGTTCCGGTCAAGCACGCGATGATCGAATGGTGGGGGCCGATCATCATCGAATATTACGCCGGATCCGAAGGCATCGGCATGACCATGATCGGCAGCAAGGACTGGCTCGCGCATCCTGGCAGCGTCGGTCGGGCGCTGCATGGCACGCTGCATGTGTGCGGCCCGGACGGCGAGGAACTGCCCGCCGGGTCAGACGGCCTGCTCTATTTCGAGAACGATATCCTGCCGACCTATCACAACGATCCGACCAAGACCGCCGAGGCGATGCACGCCAACGGCTGGATGACGCTGGGCGACATCGGCCATGTCGACGAAGACGGCTTCCTCTACCTCACCGACCGCAAGAGCCACATGATCATCTCGGGTGGGGTCAATATCTACCCGCAGGAAATCGAGAACCTGCTGGTGACACACGACAAGGTGATGGATGCAGCGGTGATCGGTGCGCCCGATCCCGATTTCGGCGAACGGGTGGTCGCGGTGGTCCAGCCGGTCGACATGGCGGACGCCGGTGAAGCGCTTGAGGCCGAGCTGCGCGAGTTCCTCGCCCCCAACCTTGCGCGCATCAAGATGCCCAAGCAGTTCGATTTCCGACCCGACCTGCCGCGCGAAGCCAACGGCAAGCTCTACAAGCGTGAACTGCGCGACGAATACGCCGCCAGGGCCGCCGGAGCACAGGGAGCCTGA
- a CDS encoding peroxiredoxin — protein sequence MSTPQVGDTMPDIAMETPDGGTVKPSDFKGRKAVIWFYPKDNTPGCTVEAKDFSALSSEFEKAGVALLGVSKDSPQKHRNFIAKQGLTAPLATDAEEGGLSDALGVWGEKKNYGRTYMGMIRSTYLLDADGRIAQIWSKVRVKGHAEEVLAAAKAL from the coding sequence ATGAGCACCCCGCAAGTGGGCGACACGATGCCCGATATCGCGATGGAAACCCCCGATGGTGGCACCGTGAAGCCGTCCGATTTCAAGGGCCGCAAGGCAGTGATCTGGTTCTACCCGAAGGACAACACCCCCGGGTGCACCGTCGAGGCGAAGGATTTCTCCGCGCTGTCGAGCGAGTTCGAGAAGGCCGGGGTCGCCCTGCTCGGCGTGAGCAAGGATTCGCCCCAGAAACACCGCAACTTCATCGCCAAGCAGGGCCTGACCGCACCGCTCGCGACCGATGCAGAGGAGGGCGGGCTGTCCGACGCACTAGGCGTATGGGGCGAGAAGAAGAACTACGGGCGCACCTACATGGGCATGATCCGCAGCACCTACCTGCTCGATGCCGACGGCAGGATCGCACAGATCTGGAGCAAGGTGCGCGTGAAGGGCCACGCCGAGGAAGTGCTCGCGGCCGCCAAGGCGCTGTGA
- a CDS encoding M23 family metallopeptidase — translation MGMSPALAASSAAATDITAPVREAKAASISGGDEQFKQLFTSWQSLDQNGPSVPPVTSTSVSIPSQMPVDSARTTSNFGMREHPVLGGLRKHKGIDLAAPVGTPVHATADGVVERADRFSSYGLFVAIDHGANLETRYAHMSRLAVAEGEHVKKGEVIGYVGSTGRSTGPHLHYEVRVDGQAVNPAPYMVETPAQRGILLAALNDTPLDDN, via the coding sequence ATGGGAATGAGCCCAGCGCTCGCCGCTTCCAGCGCGGCAGCAACCGATATCACTGCGCCAGTCCGCGAGGCCAAGGCTGCTTCGATTTCCGGCGGCGACGAGCAGTTCAAGCAGCTGTTCACTTCGTGGCAATCGCTCGACCAGAACGGCCCATCGGTTCCCCCGGTCACTAGCACCAGCGTCTCTATCCCGTCGCAAATGCCGGTCGACAGTGCGCGCACCACGAGCAATTTCGGGATGCGCGAGCATCCGGTGCTCGGCGGTCTACGCAAGCACAAGGGCATCGACCTCGCTGCCCCGGTGGGGACCCCTGTCCATGCAACCGCCGACGGCGTGGTCGAGCGAGCCGACCGCTTTTCCAGCTACGGACTATTTGTCGCAATCGACCACGGGGCGAACCTTGAAACCCGTTATGCGCACATGTCGCGGTTGGCGGTTGCCGAGGGCGAGCACGTCAAGAAAGGTGAAGTGATCGGCTACGTCGGCAGCACCGGTCGTTCGACCGGGCCGCACCTGCACTATGAAGTGCGGGTCGACGGGCAAGCGGTAAACCCCGCGCCCTACATGGTCGAAACCCCGGCGCAGCGCGGGATCCTGCTTGCCGCGCTCAACGATACCCCGCTCGACGACAACTGA
- a CDS encoding ferritin-like domain-containing protein → MKADRTTVCEAIRAALLTADPHAKVFAAREVARNWRRGRLAFAFGQAMPDRPARPAAPELLPPNRMPKRGRGGSERARIALWHALAHIEFVAIDLALDMAGRFGEEMGAEFVSDFLAVAADEAMHFALLDRKLRSLGSHYGALPAHDGLWQAAEDTAHDVTARLAIVPMVLEARGLDVTPATRDRVRAHGDENGARILERILDDEIRHVAIGARHFAIIANRRGESPETLWISLVRKHFRGGLKPPFNDSARSSAGLSLPACAELAS, encoded by the coding sequence GTGAAAGCCGATCGCACCACCGTTTGCGAAGCGATCCGCGCCGCGCTGCTGACCGCAGACCCGCACGCGAAGGTCTTCGCCGCCCGCGAGGTAGCGCGCAACTGGCGGCGCGGGCGGCTGGCATTCGCGTTCGGACAGGCGATGCCCGATCGCCCTGCGCGACCGGCAGCGCCGGAGCTCCTGCCACCCAACCGGATGCCCAAGCGTGGACGCGGCGGGTCGGAGCGGGCGCGGATCGCGCTGTGGCACGCCCTCGCACATATCGAATTCGTCGCCATCGACCTGGCGCTCGACATGGCAGGGCGGTTCGGCGAAGAAATGGGGGCGGAGTTCGTCAGCGACTTTCTTGCCGTTGCCGCCGACGAAGCGATGCATTTCGCGCTACTTGATCGCAAGCTGCGTTCACTCGGTAGCCACTATGGGGCGTTGCCTGCGCATGACGGGCTATGGCAAGCGGCCGAAGATACCGCGCATGATGTCACTGCGCGGCTGGCGATTGTGCCGATGGTGCTGGAGGCACGCGGCCTTGACGTCACGCCGGCAACCCGCGACCGGGTGCGTGCTCATGGCGACGAGAACGGCGCGCGAATCCTCGAGCGAATCCTTGACGACGAGATTCGCCATGTGGCGATCGGGGCAAGGCATTTCGCAATAATCGCGAATAGGCGCGGGGAATCACCCGAAACCCTCTGGATTTCGCTGGTCAGGAAGCATTTCCGCGGCGGGCTTAAGCCTCCGTTCAACGACTCAGCGCGTTCGTCAGCCGGTTTATCGCTCCCCGCCTGCGCCGAACTTGCTTCGTAA